From a single Nematostella vectensis chromosome 3, jaNemVect1.1, whole genome shotgun sequence genomic region:
- the LOC116616199 gene encoding uncharacterized protein LOC116616199 isoform X2 — MKGAFPEIRGEAVVALINFIQTCDNSEPLCILKSPKKSVSIPGGQTLRINCRANTGPVEEKCPVIFEPDEDQTLPTGLELSQSLLSIPKGKATRVDIYVSNATKHDITLRGGTILGSLNLIRSVTPAEVKLSEMNLSDSRGVHPGETQESRGATIDSSQRVPGVVIGDLNEEQKKEVTRLLQEEEETFARDSQDVGCIEDLELNLTLMDKTPVQKTYVSISRPLYAEVKGYIEDLINKGWIVKSKSSYSSPAVCVRKRDGSLRLCIDYRELNRKSVPDRFPIPRIQDALDTLGGNSWFSVLDQGRACHQGFMGKDSRPLTAFVTPWGLYEWVRIPMGLSQAPAAFQRYMQDCLEDLRDTTCIPYLDDIIVFSQSFEEHVSDLRKVLQRLREHGIKLKPSKCKIFQREVTFLGHVVSEEGYRMDQESIKAVTDLKDTPPKTVGEVRRLMGLLSYFRRYVHNFATLAAPIYDLLTEPKGGTSTKSKSRSSKSLSRQPVSWSEEHQRILETLIDTITSPPVMAYPDYQQPFILHTDASERGLGAVLYQRQKGTLRVIGYGSRSLTQAERNYHLHSGKLEFLALKWAITEKFRDYLYYAPKFTVYTDNNPLTYILTTAKLNATGQRWVSELADYNFVIKYRPGKANGDADGLSRISQGMEKYMEECQKTICQEDIGATVNSVKFQAGEDGIPTISLSACLEDSPDDNVTLGTQAWSTEDIVRLQREDTTIGKVIGFILNESLPSLKERKKETPETKAMLRHWKKLELGKDDILRRRIGPRLQLVLPRKLHHLVYKELHEEMGHLGAERVLQLARDRFFWPRMQQDIEHYVTSVCRCIKQKRPKHAQRAPMQSIQTTAPFELISLDFLHLEKSSGGYEYILVVIDHFTRFAQAYATRNKSAPTVAEKLYNDYIMRFGFPLRIHHDQGKEFENDLHKHLEKLSGVAHSRTTPYHPQSNGQVERFNQTLLAMLRTLPENQKSKWKDSLNKVVHAYNCTRNDSTGFSPFYLLYGRSPRLPIDLMLGTSLQGTPQQYPKYVTKWRETMEEAYRIARSKSTAQAARGKRYYEEKVRCSSLKPGDRVLVRNLSERGGPGKLRSYFEDQVFVVVNQKGESSPVYEVRPENGKGRNRTLHYNLLLPCDYLMSDVITQPKRKTKTRKPATRNAAELKEESSSEEEPDFVYGRQVGYAPDEKEEASSESDVVLGQQEEVSGESDVSLDQQEEASDELDGAPDQQEGASGELDGAPDQQEGTAGELDEAIEEQAERASQQQQGEQGDRDSQENYANGSIIGRPERNRHPPLRVTYDVIGQPSYYRGPVANHGITINESAWSAYGAPPTQELPCATCGFKAPFGLQVPYGYSVPCSLQTPYGYPVPYGLQVPYRCPSFSPWTPAM; from the exons ATGAAAGGTGCATTTCCAGAAATCAGAGGGGAGGCAGTTGTGGCCTTGATTAACTTTATCCAAACATGTGACAACTCAGAACCCTTGTGCATCTTAAAGTCACCTAAGAAGAGTGTCAGCATACCGGGGGGGCAGACCCTGAGAATTAATTGTCGTGCAAATACCGGCCCAGTCGAGGAGAAATGCCCAGTTATCTTTGAACCAGATGAAGACCAGACATTGCCTACAGGGCTAGAACTCTCCCAGTCTCTATTGTCCATCCCGAAAGGGAAAGCTACGCGAGTTGACATTTACGTCAGTAATGCCACCAAGCATGATATCACCCTCAGGGGGGGCACCATCTTGGGTAGTCTTAACCTTATCAGATCAGTTACCCCAGCAGAAGTGAAACTTAGTGAGATGAACTTGTCTGATTCAAGGGGGGTACACCCAGGTGAAACACAAGAATCCAGGGGGGCGACCATAGATTCATCACAGAGGGTCCCAGGGGTGGTGATTGGAGATCTGaatgaagaacaaaaaaaggaaGTCACTCGTCTGTTacaggaagaggaggagaccTTTGCCCGTGATAGTCAGGATGTCGGTTGCATCGAAGACCTTGAGTTAAATTTAACCCTAATGGATAAGACTCCTGTTCAGAAAACATATGTCTCAATTAGCCGCCCATTGTATGCAGAAGTCAAAGGCTATATTGAGGACTTGATAAATAAGGGATGGATTGTGAAGTCAAAGTCTTCCTACTCGTCGCCGGCTGTCTGCGTCCGTAAACGGGACGGGTCTCTAAGACTGTGCATTGACTATCGTGAACTGAATCGTAAGAGTGTTCCTGACCGTTTTCCCATCCCAAGGATTCAAGATGCATTAGACACCCTAGGGGGAAATAGTTGGTTTTCAGTACTGGATCAGGGACGCGCATGTCATCAGGGTTTCATGGGGAAAGACAGTAGACCATTGACTGCCTTTGTGACCCCTTGGGGACTGTATGAATGGGTTCGCATTCCCATGGGTCTTTCCCAGGCCCCCGCGGCCTTTCAAAGATATATGCAAGATTGTTTAGAAGATTTAAGAGACACCACATGTATCCCATATTTGGACGATATCATTGTCTTTAGTCAAAGTTTTGAAGAACATGTTAGTGATCTGAGGAAAGTTTTGCAAAGACTGCGGGAACACGGGATAAAATTGAAACCCAGCAAGTGTAAAATCTTTCAAAGGGAAGTTACATTCCTTGGACATGTTGTGTCAGAAGAAGGTTATCGGATGGATCAGGAGAGTATTAAGGCAGTTACGGATTTAAAGGATACGCCACCTAAGACAGTCGGAGAAGTTCGCAGACTTATGGGACTTCTAAGTTATTTCAGGAGATATGTACATAACTTTGCGACGTTAGCAGCACCCATTTATGATCTTTTGACGGAACCCAAGGGAGGTACAAGTACCAAATCGAAAAGTAGGTCGAGTAAGTCCTTATCACGCCAACCAGTCTCTTGGTCTGAGGAACATCAGCGAATACTGGAGACACTTATAGATACTATCACATCACCACCCGTTATGGCTTATCCGGACTACCAACAACCCTTTATTCTTCACACTGACGCATCGGAGCGGGGACTTGGGGCTGTATTATACCAACGCCAGAAAGGAACCTTGAGAGTCATTGGTTACGGGTCACGATCGTTAACTCAAGCCGAGCGCAATTACCATCTGCATTCGGGGAAACTCGAATTCTTAGCGCTAAAATGGGCAATTACGGAGAAATTTAGAGACTATTTGTACTATGCCCCTAAATTTACTGTCTACACGGATAATAACCCGTTAACATACATTCTGACCACTGCCAAATTGAATGCGACCGGACAGCGTTGGGTATCAGAATTGGCTGACTATAACTTTGTCATCAAATACAGACCTGGAAAGGCAAATGGGGATGCAGACGGTCTCTCGCGGATTTCACAAGGCATGGAGAAGTATATGGAAGAATGTCAGAAGACCATATGCCAAGAAGACATAGGAGCCACTGTGAATTCTGTAAAGTTCCAGGCAGGTGAAGATGGCATTCCGACTATCTCTTTGTCAGCATGCCTTGAAGATTCTCCCGACGATAATGTCACCTTAGGCACGCAAGCATGGTCGACAGAGGACATTGTGAGACTTCAGCGTGAGGATACAACAATTGGAAAGGTGATTGGTTTCATACTTAATGAGTCATTACCCAGCTTAAAGGAGCGAAAGAAGGAAACTCCTGAAACAAAGGCCATGTTACGTCACTGGAAGAAGTTGGAACTAGGTAAGGATGATATCCTTCGCCGGAGAATTGGACCACGTCTCCAATTGGTCCTTCCACGGAAACTTCATCATCTCGTTTATAAGgaactacatgaggaaatggGGCATCTCGGTGCAGAGAGGGTATTGCAACTTGCGAGGGATAGGTTCTTTTGGCCCCGTATGCAACAGGACATTGAACACTATGTTACCTCTGTTTGTCGATGTATCAAGCAAAAACGACCGAAACATGCTCAACGGGCACCAATGCAGAGTATTCAAACAACAGCTCCCTTTGAACTCATTTCTTTGGACTTTTTACATCTAGAAAAAAGCAGTGGTGGGTATGAATATATCCTCGTAGTGATTGATCATTTTACTCGATTTGCCCAAGCATACGCAACACGGAATAAATCGGCCCCTACAGTGGCAGAGAAGCTGTATAATGATTACATCATGAGGTTTGGGTTTCCCCTTCGGATACATCACGATCAGGGGAAGGAGTTCGAGAACGATCTACATAAACATCTGGAAAAGCTTAGTGGGGTAGCTCACTCAAGAACCACACCATATCATCCACAATCCAATGGACAAGTCGAGCGTTTTAATCAGACCCTTCTTGCAATGTTACGCACACTACCAGAGAACCAGAAATCCAAGTGGAAAGATAGTCTTAACAAAGTTGTACACGCATACAACTGCACTCGAAATGACTCAACAGGATTTTCTCCTTTCTATCTACTTTATGGTCGCTCACCTCGACTTCCCATTGACTTAATGCTTGGTACCAGTTTGCAAGGCACTCCGCAACAGTATCCGAAATATGTGACAAAGTGGCGAGAAACCATGGAAGAAGCTTACAGGATCGCACGTTCTAAGTCGACAGCTCAAGCCGCGCGGGGTAAGAGGTACTACGAGGAGAAAGTGAGATGCTCATCACTTAAGCCGGGTGATCGGGTATTGGTACGAAACCTGTCAGAACGAGGCGGTCCAGGGAAACTACGCTCATACTTTGAGGATCAGGTGTTTGTGGTTGTGAATCAGAAGGGAGAATCGAGCCCAGTGTATGAGGTCAGACCTGAGAATGGCAAGGGCAGGAACCGGACTCTGCATTATAACCTCTTACTGCCATGTGATTATCTCATGAGTGACGTGATTACTCAGCCAAAAAGGAAAACCAAAACACGGAAACCTGCAACAAGGAACGCAGCAGAGTTGAAAGAGGAGTCGAGTAGTGAAGAGGAACCAGACTTTGTTTACGGTAGACAGGTTGGATATGCGCCCGACGAGAAAGAAGAAGCATCAAGCGAATCGGATGTAGTCCTGGGTCAGCAGGAGGAAGTATCAG GCGAGTCAGATGTATCTCTGGATCAGCAAGAGGAAGCTTCAGACGAGCTGGATGGAGCACCTGATCAGCAGGAAGGAGCATCAGGCGAGCTGGATGGAGCACCCGATCAGCAGGAAGGAACGGCAGGTGAGCTGGATGAAGCAATAGAGGAGCAGGCAGAGAGGGCATCACAGCAGCAGCAAGGGGAACAAGGTGATAGGGACAGCCAGGAGAACTATGCTAATGGCAGCATCATTGGACGACCCGAGCGGAATAGGCATCCACCTTTGCGGgttacttatgatgttattggTCAGCCATCCTATTATCGGGGACCGGTCGCTAACCATGGTATAACTATAAATGAGTCAGCATGGAGTGCTTACGGTGCACCTCCTACACAAGAGTTACCATGTGCCACATGCGGGTTCAAGGCACCCTTCGGTTTACAGGTACCCTACGGTTATTCGGTACCCTGCAGTCTACAGACTCCCTACGGTTATCCGGTACCCTACGGTTTACAGGTACCCTACAGATGTCCTTCCTTCTCACCATGGACACCAGCAATGTAA
- the LOC116616199 gene encoding uncharacterized protein LOC116616199 isoform X1: MKGAFPEIRGEAVVALINFIQTCDNSEPLCILKSPKKSVSIPGGQTLRINCRANTGPVEEKCPVIFEPDEDQTLPTGLELSQSLLSIPKGKATRVDIYVSNATKHDITLRGGTILGSLNLIRSVTPAEVKLSEMNLSDSRGVHPGETQESRGATIDSSQRVPGVVIGDLNEEQKKEVTRLLQEEEETFARDSQDVGCIEDLELNLTLMDKTPVQKTYVSISRPLYAEVKGYIEDLINKGWIVKSKSSYSSPAVCVRKRDGSLRLCIDYRELNRKSVPDRFPIPRIQDALDTLGGNSWFSVLDQGRACHQGFMGKDSRPLTAFVTPWGLYEWVRIPMGLSQAPAAFQRYMQDCLEDLRDTTCIPYLDDIIVFSQSFEEHVSDLRKVLQRLREHGIKLKPSKCKIFQREVTFLGHVVSEEGYRMDQESIKAVTDLKDTPPKTVGEVRRLMGLLSYFRRYVHNFATLAAPIYDLLTEPKGGTSTKSKSRSSKSLSRQPVSWSEEHQRILETLIDTITSPPVMAYPDYQQPFILHTDASERGLGAVLYQRQKGTLRVIGYGSRSLTQAERNYHLHSGKLEFLALKWAITEKFRDYLYYAPKFTVYTDNNPLTYILTTAKLNATGQRWVSELADYNFVIKYRPGKANGDADGLSRISQGMEKYMEECQKTICQEDIGATVNSVKFQAGEDGIPTISLSACLEDSPDDNVTLGTQAWSTEDIVRLQREDTTIGKVIGFILNESLPSLKERKKETPETKAMLRHWKKLELGKDDILRRRIGPRLQLVLPRKLHHLVYKELHEEMGHLGAERVLQLARDRFFWPRMQQDIEHYVTSVCRCIKQKRPKHAQRAPMQSIQTTAPFELISLDFLHLEKSSGGYEYILVVIDHFTRFAQAYATRNKSAPTVAEKLYNDYIMRFGFPLRIHHDQGKEFENDLHKHLEKLSGVAHSRTTPYHPQSNGQVERFNQTLLAMLRTLPENQKSKWKDSLNKVVHAYNCTRNDSTGFSPFYLLYGRSPRLPIDLMLGTSLQGTPQQYPKYVTKWRETMEEAYRIARSKSTAQAARGKRYYEEKVRCSSLKPGDRVLVRNLSERGGPGKLRSYFEDQVFVVVNQKGESSPVYEVRPENGKGRNRTLHYNLLLPCDYLMSDVITQPKRKTKTRKPATRNAAELKEESSSEEEPDFVYGRQVGYAPDEKEEASSESDVVLGQQEEVSGESDVAPDRQEEIASGESDVSLDQQEEASDELDGAPDQQEGASGELDGAPDQQEGTAGELDEAIEEQAERASQQQQGEQGDRDSQENYANGSIIGRPERNRHPPLRVTYDVIGQPSYYRGPVANHGITINESAWSAYGAPPTQELPCATCGFKAPFGLQVPYGYSVPCSLQTPYGYPVPYGLQVPYRCPSFSPWTPAM, encoded by the coding sequence ATGAAAGGTGCATTTCCAGAAATCAGAGGGGAGGCAGTTGTGGCCTTGATTAACTTTATCCAAACATGTGACAACTCAGAACCCTTGTGCATCTTAAAGTCACCTAAGAAGAGTGTCAGCATACCGGGGGGGCAGACCCTGAGAATTAATTGTCGTGCAAATACCGGCCCAGTCGAGGAGAAATGCCCAGTTATCTTTGAACCAGATGAAGACCAGACATTGCCTACAGGGCTAGAACTCTCCCAGTCTCTATTGTCCATCCCGAAAGGGAAAGCTACGCGAGTTGACATTTACGTCAGTAATGCCACCAAGCATGATATCACCCTCAGGGGGGGCACCATCTTGGGTAGTCTTAACCTTATCAGATCAGTTACCCCAGCAGAAGTGAAACTTAGTGAGATGAACTTGTCTGATTCAAGGGGGGTACACCCAGGTGAAACACAAGAATCCAGGGGGGCGACCATAGATTCATCACAGAGGGTCCCAGGGGTGGTGATTGGAGATCTGaatgaagaacaaaaaaaggaaGTCACTCGTCTGTTacaggaagaggaggagaccTTTGCCCGTGATAGTCAGGATGTCGGTTGCATCGAAGACCTTGAGTTAAATTTAACCCTAATGGATAAGACTCCTGTTCAGAAAACATATGTCTCAATTAGCCGCCCATTGTATGCAGAAGTCAAAGGCTATATTGAGGACTTGATAAATAAGGGATGGATTGTGAAGTCAAAGTCTTCCTACTCGTCGCCGGCTGTCTGCGTCCGTAAACGGGACGGGTCTCTAAGACTGTGCATTGACTATCGTGAACTGAATCGTAAGAGTGTTCCTGACCGTTTTCCCATCCCAAGGATTCAAGATGCATTAGACACCCTAGGGGGAAATAGTTGGTTTTCAGTACTGGATCAGGGACGCGCATGTCATCAGGGTTTCATGGGGAAAGACAGTAGACCATTGACTGCCTTTGTGACCCCTTGGGGACTGTATGAATGGGTTCGCATTCCCATGGGTCTTTCCCAGGCCCCCGCGGCCTTTCAAAGATATATGCAAGATTGTTTAGAAGATTTAAGAGACACCACATGTATCCCATATTTGGACGATATCATTGTCTTTAGTCAAAGTTTTGAAGAACATGTTAGTGATCTGAGGAAAGTTTTGCAAAGACTGCGGGAACACGGGATAAAATTGAAACCCAGCAAGTGTAAAATCTTTCAAAGGGAAGTTACATTCCTTGGACATGTTGTGTCAGAAGAAGGTTATCGGATGGATCAGGAGAGTATTAAGGCAGTTACGGATTTAAAGGATACGCCACCTAAGACAGTCGGAGAAGTTCGCAGACTTATGGGACTTCTAAGTTATTTCAGGAGATATGTACATAACTTTGCGACGTTAGCAGCACCCATTTATGATCTTTTGACGGAACCCAAGGGAGGTACAAGTACCAAATCGAAAAGTAGGTCGAGTAAGTCCTTATCACGCCAACCAGTCTCTTGGTCTGAGGAACATCAGCGAATACTGGAGACACTTATAGATACTATCACATCACCACCCGTTATGGCTTATCCGGACTACCAACAACCCTTTATTCTTCACACTGACGCATCGGAGCGGGGACTTGGGGCTGTATTATACCAACGCCAGAAAGGAACCTTGAGAGTCATTGGTTACGGGTCACGATCGTTAACTCAAGCCGAGCGCAATTACCATCTGCATTCGGGGAAACTCGAATTCTTAGCGCTAAAATGGGCAATTACGGAGAAATTTAGAGACTATTTGTACTATGCCCCTAAATTTACTGTCTACACGGATAATAACCCGTTAACATACATTCTGACCACTGCCAAATTGAATGCGACCGGACAGCGTTGGGTATCAGAATTGGCTGACTATAACTTTGTCATCAAATACAGACCTGGAAAGGCAAATGGGGATGCAGACGGTCTCTCGCGGATTTCACAAGGCATGGAGAAGTATATGGAAGAATGTCAGAAGACCATATGCCAAGAAGACATAGGAGCCACTGTGAATTCTGTAAAGTTCCAGGCAGGTGAAGATGGCATTCCGACTATCTCTTTGTCAGCATGCCTTGAAGATTCTCCCGACGATAATGTCACCTTAGGCACGCAAGCATGGTCGACAGAGGACATTGTGAGACTTCAGCGTGAGGATACAACAATTGGAAAGGTGATTGGTTTCATACTTAATGAGTCATTACCCAGCTTAAAGGAGCGAAAGAAGGAAACTCCTGAAACAAAGGCCATGTTACGTCACTGGAAGAAGTTGGAACTAGGTAAGGATGATATCCTTCGCCGGAGAATTGGACCACGTCTCCAATTGGTCCTTCCACGGAAACTTCATCATCTCGTTTATAAGgaactacatgaggaaatggGGCATCTCGGTGCAGAGAGGGTATTGCAACTTGCGAGGGATAGGTTCTTTTGGCCCCGTATGCAACAGGACATTGAACACTATGTTACCTCTGTTTGTCGATGTATCAAGCAAAAACGACCGAAACATGCTCAACGGGCACCAATGCAGAGTATTCAAACAACAGCTCCCTTTGAACTCATTTCTTTGGACTTTTTACATCTAGAAAAAAGCAGTGGTGGGTATGAATATATCCTCGTAGTGATTGATCATTTTACTCGATTTGCCCAAGCATACGCAACACGGAATAAATCGGCCCCTACAGTGGCAGAGAAGCTGTATAATGATTACATCATGAGGTTTGGGTTTCCCCTTCGGATACATCACGATCAGGGGAAGGAGTTCGAGAACGATCTACATAAACATCTGGAAAAGCTTAGTGGGGTAGCTCACTCAAGAACCACACCATATCATCCACAATCCAATGGACAAGTCGAGCGTTTTAATCAGACCCTTCTTGCAATGTTACGCACACTACCAGAGAACCAGAAATCCAAGTGGAAAGATAGTCTTAACAAAGTTGTACACGCATACAACTGCACTCGAAATGACTCAACAGGATTTTCTCCTTTCTATCTACTTTATGGTCGCTCACCTCGACTTCCCATTGACTTAATGCTTGGTACCAGTTTGCAAGGCACTCCGCAACAGTATCCGAAATATGTGACAAAGTGGCGAGAAACCATGGAAGAAGCTTACAGGATCGCACGTTCTAAGTCGACAGCTCAAGCCGCGCGGGGTAAGAGGTACTACGAGGAGAAAGTGAGATGCTCATCACTTAAGCCGGGTGATCGGGTATTGGTACGAAACCTGTCAGAACGAGGCGGTCCAGGGAAACTACGCTCATACTTTGAGGATCAGGTGTTTGTGGTTGTGAATCAGAAGGGAGAATCGAGCCCAGTGTATGAGGTCAGACCTGAGAATGGCAAGGGCAGGAACCGGACTCTGCATTATAACCTCTTACTGCCATGTGATTATCTCATGAGTGACGTGATTACTCAGCCAAAAAGGAAAACCAAAACACGGAAACCTGCAACAAGGAACGCAGCAGAGTTGAAAGAGGAGTCGAGTAGTGAAGAGGAACCAGACTTTGTTTACGGTAGACAGGTTGGATATGCGCCCGACGAGAAAGAAGAAGCATCAAGCGAATCGGATGTAGTCCTGGGTCAGCAGGAGGAAGTATCAGGCGAGTCTGATGTAGCACCGGATCGGCAAGAGGAAATAGCATCAGGCGAGTCAGATGTATCTCTGGATCAGCAAGAGGAAGCTTCAGACGAGCTGGATGGAGCACCTGATCAGCAGGAAGGAGCATCAGGCGAGCTGGATGGAGCACCCGATCAGCAGGAAGGAACGGCAGGTGAGCTGGATGAAGCAATAGAGGAGCAGGCAGAGAGGGCATCACAGCAGCAGCAAGGGGAACAAGGTGATAGGGACAGCCAGGAGAACTATGCTAATGGCAGCATCATTGGACGACCCGAGCGGAATAGGCATCCACCTTTGCGGgttacttatgatgttattggTCAGCCATCCTATTATCGGGGACCGGTCGCTAACCATGGTATAACTATAAATGAGTCAGCATGGAGTGCTTACGGTGCACCTCCTACACAAGAGTTACCATGTGCCACATGCGGGTTCAAGGCACCCTTCGGTTTACAGGTACCCTACGGTTATTCGGTACCCTGCAGTCTACAGACTCCCTACGGTTATCCGGTACCCTACGGTTTACAGGTACCCTACAGATGTCCTTCCTTCTCACCATGGACACCAGCAATGTAA